A genomic segment from Glycine max cultivar Williams 82 chromosome 1, Glycine_max_v4.0, whole genome shotgun sequence encodes:
- the LOC100787150 gene encoding transcription factor MYB106, with product MGRMPCCEKGGLKKGLWTPEEDKKLVAYVEKHGHGNWRSVPDKAGLERCGKSCRLRWINYLKPDIKRGNFSMEEDHTIIQLHALLGNKWSIIAAHLPRRTDNEIKNYWNTNVKKRLIRMGLDPVTHKPIKPNTFERYGGGHGQFKNTINTNHVAQWESARMEAEARGSVLQVGSHSSHQPQLVLSKIPTQPCPSSSDSVSTKHNTVYNMYALVLATNHDPLWPVSPLSIPGWKVPAVSTNVGQFTNTGSSLSYESDVNVTETNSQIQKIPENYLSNLQDEDIMVAVEAFRTIRCESILELFRGSNDMEGLNKQSFF from the exons ATGGGAAGGATGCCATGCTGTGAGAAGGGAGGGTTGAAGAAAGGACTATGGACACCCGAAGAAGATAAGAAGCTCGTTGCTTATGTTGAAAAGCATGGCCATGGAAACTGGCGTTCAGTGCCTGACAAAGCAG GTCTTGAAAGATGTGGAAAGAGTTGCAGATTGAGGTGGATTAACTACCTCAAGCCAGATATAAAACGAGGAAACTTCAGCATGGAGGAAGACCACACCATTATTCAACTTCATGCTCTTCTGGGAAACAA ATGGTCAATCATAGCAGCTCACTTGCCCAGGAGAACAGATAATGAGATCAAGAACTACTGGAACACCAACGTCAAGAAAAGACTTATCAGAATGGGCTTAGATCCCGTTACTCACAAACCAATAAAACCCAATACGTTTGAACGCTATGGTGGTGGCCATGGCCAGTTCAAGAACACCATCAATACCAACCACGTGGCTCAATGGGAGAGTGCTCGAATGGAAGCCGAAGCAAGAGGATCCGTGTTGCAAGTTGGATCTCACTCCTCACATCAACCTCAGCTAGTCTTAAGCAAAATCCCAACTCAACCTTGTCCTTCATCATCAGATTCAGTATCAACCAAACACAACACAGTGTATAACATGTATGCCCTCGTGCTTGCCACAAATCATGACCCTTTATGGCCAGTATCCCCGTTGAGCATCCCCGGTTGGAAGGTTCCTGCAGTCTCTACCAATGTTGGACAATTCACCAACACGGGAAGCTCACTCTCTTATGAGAGTGATGTTAACGTCACCGAAACTAATagtcaaattcaaaagataccAGAAAATTACTTGTCAAACTTACAAGATGAAGATATTATGGTGGCTGTGGAAGCCTTTAGAACAATAAGATGTGAGAGTATTCTAGAATTGTTTAGGGGGTCGAATGACATGGAAGGCCTCAATAAACAATCATTCTTTTGA